The Alphaproteobacteria bacterium genome contains a region encoding:
- the purL gene encoding phosphoribosylformylglycinamidine synthase subunit PurL — MNAPEKNPPVKLPNEPVITPQVVAEHGLAPDEYERLLGIMGREPTMVELGIFSAMWSEHCSYKSSKVWLKKLPTEAPWVICGPGENAGVIDIGDGQAAIFKMESHNHPSYIEPYQGAATGVGGILRDVFTMGARPIANVNALRFGDPSHPKTRHLISGVVAGIGGYGNCMGIPTVAGETNFHRAYNENILVNAMTVGIAPANRIFYSAAAGLGNPIVYVGSKTGRDGIHGATMSSAEFSEDSESKRPTVQVGDPFVEKLLLEACLELMATDAIVAIQDMGAAGLTSSSFEMADKGELGVELHLDRVPMRETGMNPYELMLSESQERMLMVLKPGREEMARKVFEKWELDFAIIGTLTDTRRMVLRWHGDVVANIPIPPVVTQAPMYERPWTETTLPATLAIADVPAPKDYGAALLKMIGCPDLASKAWIWRQYDHLIMGNTAIRPGGDSAVVRVAHGKPKALAITSDCTPRYCAAHPRTGGRQAVAEAWRNLTAVGARPLACTDNMNFGNPTKPEVMGQFGGCITGMAEACRALDFPVVSGNVSLYNETEGRPIMPTPVIGGVGLLADVQGCVDIALREAGLSLVLVGETGGHLGQSIFLREIHGREEGAPPPVDLAVERRNGDFVRERIGAGQVAACHDLSDGGLLIALTEMAMAGATGATIEPPADLPTHAWLFGEDQGRYLLATAQADAVLAAATKAGVPAHRIGVSGGGAVTVSGLMAISLGELRRAHETWLPAYMAGEAA, encoded by the coding sequence ATGAACGCTCCCGAGAAGAACCCGCCAGTCAAGCTGCCCAACGAGCCGGTGATCACGCCGCAGGTCGTCGCCGAGCATGGCCTGGCGCCCGACGAGTACGAACGCCTGCTGGGCATCATGGGCCGCGAGCCGACCATGGTGGAGCTCGGCATCTTCTCGGCGATGTGGAGCGAGCACTGCTCCTACAAATCCTCGAAGGTGTGGCTGAAGAAGCTGCCGACCGAGGCGCCGTGGGTGATCTGCGGGCCGGGCGAGAACGCCGGCGTGATCGACATCGGCGACGGCCAGGCCGCCATCTTCAAGATGGAGAGCCACAACCACCCCTCCTACATCGAGCCCTACCAGGGCGCGGCGACAGGCGTGGGCGGCATATTGCGCGACGTCTTCACCATGGGCGCGCGGCCGATCGCCAACGTCAACGCGCTGCGCTTCGGCGACCCGTCGCATCCCAAGACGCGGCATCTGATCTCGGGCGTGGTGGCGGGCATCGGCGGCTATGGCAACTGCATGGGCATCCCCACGGTCGCCGGCGAGACCAATTTCCATCGCGCCTACAACGAGAACATCCTCGTCAACGCGATGACCGTGGGCATCGCGCCCGCCAATCGCATCTTCTATTCGGCGGCCGCCGGGCTGGGCAATCCGATCGTCTATGTCGGCTCGAAGACCGGCCGCGACGGCATCCATGGCGCCACAATGTCCTCGGCCGAGTTCAGCGAGGACAGCGAGAGCAAGCGGCCCACGGTTCAGGTCGGCGATCCCTTCGTCGAGAAGCTGCTGCTCGAGGCCTGCCTTGAGCTGATGGCCACCGACGCCATCGTCGCCATCCAGGACATGGGCGCCGCGGGCCTCACCTCGTCGTCGTTCGAGATGGCCGACAAGGGCGAGCTCGGCGTCGAGCTGCATCTGGATCGCGTGCCGATGCGCGAGACCGGCATGAACCCCTACGAGCTGATGCTGTCGGAGAGCCAGGAGCGCATGCTCATGGTGCTGAAGCCCGGCCGCGAGGAGATGGCGCGCAAGGTGTTCGAGAAGTGGGAGCTCGACTTCGCGATCATCGGCACGCTGACCGACACGCGCCGCATGGTGCTGCGCTGGCACGGCGACGTGGTCGCGAACATTCCCATCCCGCCGGTAGTCACCCAGGCGCCGATGTACGAGCGGCCGTGGACCGAAACCACGCTGCCGGCGACCTTGGCCATCGCCGACGTGCCGGCGCCCAAGGACTACGGCGCGGCGCTCCTGAAGATGATCGGCTGCCCGGACCTCGCGTCCAAGGCGTGGATCTGGCGGCAATACGATCACCTGATCATGGGCAACACGGCGATCCGCCCCGGCGGCGATTCGGCGGTGGTGCGCGTGGCGCATGGCAAGCCCAAGGCGCTGGCGATCACCTCGGACTGCACGCCGCGCTACTGCGCCGCCCATCCCCGGACCGGCGGCCGGCAGGCCGTGGCGGAGGCATGGCGCAACCTCACCGCGGTCGGCGCGCGGCCGCTGGCCTGCACCGACAACATGAATTTCGGCAACCCGACCAAGCCCGAGGTGATGGGGCAGTTCGGCGGCTGCATCACCGGCATGGCCGAAGCCTGCCGCGCGCTCGACTTCCCGGTCGTCTCCGGCAATGTCTCGCTCTACAACGAGACCGAGGGAAGGCCGATCATGCCGACGCCGGTGATCGGCGGCGTCGGGCTGCTGGCCGACGTGCAGGGCTGCGTCGACATCGCCTTGCGCGAGGCCGGCCTTTCGCTGGTGCTGGTCGGCGAGACCGGGGGCCATCTCGGCCAGTCGATCTTCCTGCGCGAGATCCATGGCCGCGAAGAGGGCGCGCCGCCGCCGGTCGACCTCGCCGTCGAGCGCCGCAACGGCGATTTCGTGCGCGAGCGGATCGGCGCCGGCCAGGTCGCCGCCTGCCACGACCTGTCGGACGGCGGCCTGCTGATCGCGCTGACCGAGATGGCGATGGCGGGCGCGACCGGCGCCACGATCGAGCCGCCGGCCGACCTCCCCACCCATGCCTGGCTGTTCGGCGAGGACCAGGGCCGTTACCTGCTGGCAACCGCCCAGGCCGATGCCGTACTGGCCGCCGCCACCAAGGCGGGCGTGCCGGCCCACAGGATCGGCGTTTCGGGCGGCGGCGCGGTGACGGTCAGCGGCCTGATGGCCATATCGCTGGGCGAGCTGCGCCGCGCCCACGAGACCTGGTTGCCCGCCTACATGGCCGGCGAAGCGGCCTGA
- a CDS encoding BolA family transcriptional regulator, producing the protein MPMAADDIVALIKAGLPDAEVRIEDLVGDGDHYAATVVSKAFAGKSRVQQHQMVYAALGGRMGGELHALKLTTMAPGAS; encoded by the coding sequence ATGCCCATGGCCGCCGACGACATCGTTGCCCTGATCAAGGCCGGGCTGCCCGACGCCGAGGTCCGGATCGAGGACCTGGTGGGCGACGGCGACCACTACGCCGCGACAGTGGTTTCCAAAGCCTTCGCCGGCAAGAGCAGGGTCCAGCAGCACCAGATGGTCTACGCCGCGCTGGGTGGTCGCATGGGCGGGGAATTGCATGCGCTCAAGTTGACGACCATGGCGCCCGGGGCCAGTTAG
- the grxD gene encoding Grx4 family monothiol glutaredoxin encodes MSDVANRIREEVTSNDVVLFMKGTPVFPQCGFSAAVVEVLEHLGVRFKGVNVLVDPAIRQGIKEFSDWPTIPQLYVKGEFVGGCDIVREMYETGELEQVFRDKGITVQQAA; translated from the coding sequence ATGAGCGACGTCGCCAACCGCATCAGGGAAGAGGTCACCAGCAACGACGTGGTGCTGTTCATGAAGGGCACGCCGGTGTTCCCGCAATGCGGCTTCTCGGCCGCCGTGGTCGAGGTGCTCGAGCACCTGGGCGTGCGCTTCAAGGGCGTCAACGTGCTGGTCGATCCGGCCATCCGCCAGGGCATCAAGGAGTTCAGCGACTGGCCGACGATCCCCCAGCTCTACGTCAAGGGCGAGTTCGTCGGCGGCTGCGACATCGTGCGCGAGATGTACGAGACCGGCGAGCTCGAGCAGGTCTTCAGGGACAAGGGCATCACCGTCCAGCAGGCCGCCTGA
- a CDS encoding iron-containing alcohol dehydrogenase, whose amino-acid sequence MDQVVFGKPCAEALAEETARIGASKVFIVASGTLNRTSDVVRNVVGRLGNRYAGTWDRIAAHTPRTDCVAAANAAREAGADLIATVGGGSVTDAGKMIQLCLANDVTKPEQLDDYRRITNATPPTRRPVNAPTVRQVAVPTTLSAGEFNPGAGCTDTATRKKESYFHPLHVPRVVILDPAATVHTPLWLFLSSGIRAVDHAAEDICSPRCNAYSEAADIHALKLLSRGLRGVKADESDMAARLDCLMGMWLSVVGSQAGVDKGASHAIGHILGGTAGVPHGYTSCVMLPTVMRWNKLVNAERQAVVSEALGRPGIDAGDALHELISGLGLPRTLKEVGVGPEQFDLLAENTMHDRWTYTNPRKIAGPADVKSILEMAA is encoded by the coding sequence ATGGACCAGGTCGTGTTCGGCAAGCCGTGCGCCGAGGCGCTGGCCGAGGAAACGGCGCGCATCGGCGCCAGCAAGGTCTTCATCGTCGCCAGCGGCACGCTCAACCGCACCTCCGATGTGGTGCGCAACGTGGTCGGCAGGCTGGGCAACCGGTACGCCGGCACGTGGGATCGCATCGCCGCGCACACGCCGCGCACCGACTGCGTCGCCGCCGCCAACGCCGCGCGCGAGGCCGGCGCCGACCTGATCGCCACGGTGGGCGGCGGCTCGGTGACCGATGCCGGCAAGATGATCCAGCTCTGCCTCGCCAACGACGTGACCAAGCCCGAGCAGCTCGACGACTACAGGCGGATCACCAATGCCACCCCGCCGACGCGCCGGCCGGTGAATGCGCCCACGGTGCGCCAGGTCGCCGTGCCGACCACGCTGTCGGCCGGCGAGTTCAATCCCGGCGCCGGCTGCACCGACACGGCGACGAGGAAGAAGGAATCGTATTTCCACCCGCTGCACGTGCCGCGCGTCGTGATCCTCGATCCGGCGGCGACGGTGCACACGCCGCTGTGGCTGTTCCTGTCCAGCGGCATCCGCGCCGTCGATCACGCCGCCGAGGACATCTGCTCGCCGCGCTGCAACGCCTACTCCGAGGCCGCCGACATCCACGCCCTGAAGCTGCTGAGCCGCGGCCTGCGCGGCGTGAAGGCCGACGAGTCCGACATGGCGGCGCGGCTCGACTGCCTGATGGGCATGTGGCTCTCCGTGGTGGGATCGCAGGCCGGCGTCGACAAGGGCGCCAGCCACGCCATCGGCCATATCCTGGGCGGCACCGCCGGCGTGCCGCACGGCTACACCTCGTGCGTGATGCTGCCCACCGTCATGCGCTGGAACAAACTGGTGAATGCCGAACGCCAGGCGGTAGTCAGCGAGGCGCTGGGCCGGCCCGGCATCGATGCCGGCGACGCGCTGCACGAGCTGATCAGCGGGCTCGGCCTGCCGCGCACCCTGAAGGAGGTCGGCGTCGGGCCCGAGCAGTTCGACCTGCTGGCCGAGAACACCATGCACGATCGCTGGACCTACACCAACCCGCGCAAGATCGCCGGGCCGGCGGACGTGAAATCGATCCTCGAGATGGCGGCCTGA
- a CDS encoding IS110 family transposase produces MEQAITIGLDIAKNVFELHGRDASGKVVLRRRLKRARMAEFFAGLPKATIGMEACGSAHHWGRVLQGLGHEVRLMPPAYVKPYVKRNKNDGRDAEACCEAMSRPDMRFVRLKTVEQQAALSLHRSRELLVRQRTQTANALRALLGEFGIVAPVGKRGLDQLLAAIGEDTAGLPRSALMSARSLAAHHAQLETTIEELQASIVAEARADARALLLGSAPGVGPLTAHALLATMPDPAMFKSGRDFAAWLGLTPHDQSSGDKQRLGAITKQGDRTLRRLLVLGATAWLRHVARQPDKASPWLRRLMARQHKKKVLAVAQAARTARILWAMLRDNQPYRAPLAA; encoded by the coding sequence ATGGAACAGGCTATCACGATCGGACTGGACATCGCGAAGAACGTCTTCGAGCTGCATGGCCGCGACGCCAGCGGCAAGGTGGTGTTGCGTCGTCGCCTGAAGCGGGCGCGGATGGCGGAGTTCTTCGCCGGGCTGCCGAAGGCGACCATCGGCATGGAGGCGTGCGGCTCGGCGCACCACTGGGGGCGGGTGCTTCAGGGTCTGGGCCACGAGGTTCGGCTGATGCCGCCGGCCTACGTGAAGCCCTACGTCAAGCGCAACAAGAACGACGGGCGCGACGCTGAGGCGTGCTGCGAGGCGATGAGCCGTCCAGACATGCGCTTCGTGCGGCTGAAGACGGTGGAGCAGCAGGCGGCGCTGTCGCTGCATCGCAGCCGCGAGCTGCTGGTGCGCCAGCGCACGCAGACGGCCAACGCCCTGCGCGCGCTGCTGGGCGAGTTCGGCATCGTGGCGCCGGTCGGCAAGCGCGGCCTGGATCAGCTGCTGGCGGCGATCGGCGAGGACACGGCAGGGCTGCCGCGCTCGGCTCTGATGTCTGCGCGCAGCCTCGCGGCCCATCATGCCCAGCTCGAGACGACGATCGAGGAGCTGCAGGCAAGCATCGTGGCTGAAGCGCGGGCCGACGCCCGGGCGCTGCTGTTGGGGAGCGCGCCCGGGGTCGGCCCGCTCACCGCCCATGCCCTGCTCGCCACCATGCCGGATCCGGCGATGTTCAAGAGCGGCCGCGACTTCGCCGCCTGGCTCGGCCTGACGCCGCACGACCAGTCGAGCGGCGACAAGCAACGCCTCGGCGCCATCACCAAGCAAGGCGACCGCACCCTGCGCCGCCTGCTCGTGCTCGGCGCCACCGCCTGGCTGCGCCACGTCGCCCGCCAGCCCGACAAAGCCTCGCCCTGGCTGCGCCGCCTGATGGCGCGCCAGCACAAGAAGAAGGTGCTGGCCGTCGCCCAGGCCGCCCGCACCGCCCGCATCCTGTGGGCCATGCTCAGGGACAACCAGCCCTATCGCGCTCCGCTCGCCGCCTGA
- a CDS encoding ABC transporter substrate-binding protein — protein sequence MSFIGKIAKSAAASAMALSFAAAAQAQTTLRVVAHSDLKILDPIWTTAYITRNHGYLIYDTLLGQDSTLAIRPQMAEKWTVSDDKLTWTFTLRDGLEFHDGQPVTSTDVVASLKRWAERDSMAQQLWTRVSEITPIDAKSFKLVLKEPYGLVIETLGKPSSLVPFIMPARVAATPSNQQIKDFTGSGPFIFSAKEWKPGDKVIYLKNPKYKPRGEPASGMAGGKVVKVDRVEWIAMPDPLTAANALLAGEIDMIEAPPPDLFPVLQKDKNIALYGWNPLGSQIIGRFNHLHPPFNNPKARLAAFYATAQSDYLEAQVGDKDIYFECNAPLTCGNPHTKTYGDLLLKPNLEKARALLKESGYDGTPIVLMHQTDLQSSNRLAPVAKAQLERAGFKVDMHSMDWQSVVSRRAKKDPPAQGGWNMFFTTTVAVDAANPVANAFTNGGCEKAWFGWPCDEALEKLRADYSRATDDAAKKDLAFKIQDRVMEQAHYLVVGQYKAFGAYRKGVVEGWLQGPAAVFWNISKK from the coding sequence ATGTCGTTCATCGGGAAGATCGCGAAATCGGCGGCGGCCAGCGCGATGGCGCTTTCGTTCGCGGCCGCGGCGCAGGCGCAGACGACCTTGCGGGTCGTGGCGCATTCGGACCTGAAGATCCTCGATCCGATCTGGACCACCGCCTACATCACGCGCAACCACGGCTACCTGATCTACGACACGCTGCTGGGCCAGGACTCGACCTTGGCGATCCGCCCGCAGATGGCCGAGAAGTGGACGGTGAGCGACGACAAGCTCACCTGGACCTTCACCCTGCGCGACGGCCTGGAGTTCCACGACGGCCAGCCGGTGACCTCCACCGACGTGGTGGCCTCGCTCAAGCGCTGGGCCGAGCGCGATTCGATGGCCCAGCAACTGTGGACGCGGGTGAGCGAGATCACGCCCATCGACGCGAAGAGCTTCAAGCTGGTGCTGAAGGAGCCTTACGGCCTGGTGATCGAGACCCTGGGCAAGCCGAGCTCGCTGGTGCCCTTCATCATGCCGGCGCGGGTCGCGGCGACGCCGTCGAACCAGCAGATCAAGGATTTCACCGGCTCCGGCCCGTTCATCTTCAGCGCCAAGGAGTGGAAGCCCGGCGACAAGGTCATCTACCTCAAGAACCCCAAGTACAAGCCGCGCGGCGAGCCGGCCTCGGGGATGGCCGGCGGCAAGGTGGTCAAGGTCGACCGCGTCGAATGGATCGCCATGCCCGACCCGCTGACCGCGGCCAACGCGCTGCTCGCCGGCGAGATCGACATGATCGAGGCGCCGCCGCCCGACCTGTTCCCGGTCCTGCAGAAGGACAAGAACATCGCGCTCTACGGCTGGAACCCGCTGGGCAGCCAGATCATCGGCCGCTTCAACCACCTGCACCCGCCGTTCAACAACCCCAAGGCGCGGCTGGCGGCATTCTACGCCACGGCACAGAGCGACTATCTCGAGGCCCAGGTCGGCGACAAGGACATCTATTTCGAGTGCAACGCGCCACTGACCTGCGGCAACCCGCACACCAAGACCTATGGCGATCTGCTGCTCAAGCCCAACCTGGAGAAGGCGCGCGCGCTCCTCAAGGAGTCGGGCTATGACGGCACGCCGATCGTGCTGATGCACCAGACCGACCTGCAATCGTCCAACCGCCTGGCGCCGGTGGCCAAGGCGCAGCTCGAGCGGGCCGGCTTCAAGGTCGACATGCACTCGATGGACTGGCAGTCGGTGGTGTCGCGCCGCGCCAAGAAGGATCCGCCGGCACAGGGCGGCTGGAACATGTTCTTCACCACGACGGTGGCGGTCGATGCCGCCAACCCGGTGGCCAACGCCTTCACCAATGGCGGCTGCGAGAAGGCGTGGTTCGGCTGGCCGTGCGATGAGGCGCTGGAGAAGCTGCGCGCCGACTACTCGCGCGCGACCGACGACGCGGCCAAGAAGGATCTCGCCTTCAAGATCCAGGACCGCGTGATGGAGCAGGCGCACTACCTCGTCGTCGGCCAGTACAAGGCCTTCGGCGCCTATCGCAAGGGCGTGGTCGAGGGCTGGCTGCAGGGCCCGGCCGCGGTGTTCTGGAACATCAGCAAGAAGTAG
- a CDS encoding class I SAM-dependent methyltransferase translates to MRKPLMIARQGRRPEGLLGRLVARIMARETAAENDRALEFLRLEPDDRVLEVGSGHGATLAKAASMAPRGDLSGVDFSPVMHRHATRRHRALVREGRVGFHLGRSDRLPFADRTFDKAYAVHTIYFWSSPQDHLGEIHRVLRPGGRFVLGFRPAEDSRFGAIFPAEIYCIRPEAEVVDCVRRAGFDVLDTQRRDFGARQMSFIVAAS, encoded by the coding sequence ATGCGCAAGCCATTGATGATCGCCAGGCAGGGGCGGCGGCCGGAGGGCCTTCTGGGCCGCCTCGTGGCCCGCATCATGGCGCGCGAGACCGCCGCGGAGAACGACAGGGCGCTGGAATTTCTGCGGCTCGAACCCGACGATCGCGTGCTGGAGGTCGGATCAGGCCATGGCGCGACCCTGGCGAAGGCGGCGTCCATGGCCCCGCGCGGCGATCTGTCGGGAGTCGACTTCTCGCCGGTCATGCATCGCCACGCCACGCGCCGCCACCGCGCCCTGGTGCGGGAGGGGCGCGTCGGCTTCCATCTCGGGCGCAGCGACCGGCTGCCCTTCGCCGATCGGACCTTCGACAAGGCCTACGCGGTCCACACCATCTATTTCTGGTCCTCGCCGCAGGATCACCTGGGAGAGATCCATCGCGTGCTGAGACCCGGCGGCCGCTTCGTGCTCGGCTTCCGTCCCGCCGAGGATTCGCGGTTTGGTGCCATCTTCCCGGCGGAGATCTATTGCATCCGTCCCGAGGCCGAGGTCGTGGACTGCGTGCGCCGCGCCGGCTTCGACGTGCTCGACACGCAACGGCGTGACTTCGGCGCCAGGCAGATGAGCTTCATCGTGGCGGCGAGCTGA
- a CDS encoding lipoate--protein ligase family protein, translating into MSALRVLDFGSVPPVMSLAIWHGIADAMGADDDPVMTLSNPDAPFICVGFHQDVAQEVDADWCAAQGMPVIRREAGGGAVLLDAPHLFVHFVYPRRLATGRAAALYPRFIAPLVETYRALGVAAEYRALNDIHVDGRKIGGSAIAAIGEAVVFAGMILFDFDAERMACALRVPSEKFRDKLRTSLADYITSLRRELGTPPSREQVIATLLHGLPRTLDAAPVRGEPRKDERVAIARRAGSLLDPDWTYRRGRRAVADGVKLMAGAALVEADHKAPGGLLRLRALARDGVLVDLDLAGDFTCLPIDGPPKLATAMCGLRLDASDLPARIDRFIAELGLDMPGVSGADLAAALVRVLPAWAARS; encoded by the coding sequence ATGTCTGCGCTGCGCGTGCTCGATTTCGGCTCCGTCCCGCCGGTGATGTCGCTGGCGATCTGGCACGGCATCGCCGACGCCATGGGCGCCGATGACGATCCCGTGATGACCTTGTCGAACCCCGACGCGCCCTTCATCTGCGTCGGCTTCCACCAGGACGTGGCGCAGGAGGTCGACGCGGATTGGTGCGCCGCCCAGGGCATGCCGGTGATCCGCCGCGAGGCCGGCGGCGGCGCCGTGCTGCTCGATGCGCCGCATCTCTTCGTGCACTTCGTCTACCCGCGGCGGCTGGCGACGGGCCGCGCGGCGGCGCTCTATCCGCGCTTCATCGCGCCGCTGGTCGAGACCTATCGCGCGCTGGGCGTGGCCGCCGAGTACCGGGCGCTCAACGACATCCACGTCGATGGCCGCAAGATCGGCGGCTCGGCGATCGCGGCGATCGGCGAGGCCGTCGTGTTCGCCGGCATGATCCTGTTCGACTTCGACGCAGAGCGCATGGCGTGTGCCCTGCGCGTGCCGTCGGAGAAATTCCGCGACAAGCTGCGCACCTCGCTGGCCGATTACATCACCAGCCTGCGCCGCGAGCTCGGCACGCCGCCGTCGCGCGAGCAGGTGATCGCGACATTGCTGCACGGCCTGCCGCGCACGCTCGATGCCGCGCCAGTACGGGGCGAGCCGCGCAAGGACGAGCGCGTCGCCATCGCCCGGCGTGCGGGCTCGTTGCTCGACCCTGACTGGACGTACCGGCGCGGGCGGCGCGCAGTCGCCGATGGCGTGAAGCTGATGGCCGGCGCGGCGCTGGTCGAGGCCGACCACAAGGCGCCAGGTGGCCTGCTGCGCCTTCGGGCGCTGGCGCGCGACGGCGTGCTGGTCGATCTCGATCTCGCCGGCGACTTCACCTGCCTGCCGATCGACGGCCCGCCGAAGCTGGCCACGGCGATGTGCGGCCTGCGTCTCGACGCCTCCGACCTGCCGGCGCGCATCGACCGCTTCATTGCCGAACTCGGGCTGGACATGCCGGGGGTGAGCGGTGCCGATCTTGCGGCCGCGCTGGTCCGGGTCCTGCCCGCCTGGGCCGCGCGGAGCTGA
- a CDS encoding DsrE/DsrF/DrsH-like family protein — protein MKKLVIVMVNTDPRNGEELGAPFYQAAVAAAMDYEVEVICTATAGRLLKRGVAEKLHVKAGARTTVYDFIKEAHENGAKLYACSNNLELFDMTKEELIPECAGLVGAGYLVQKIMEEDCRVLTY, from the coding sequence ATGAAGAAGCTCGTGATCGTGATGGTCAACACCGATCCGCGCAACGGCGAGGAACTGGGCGCGCCGTTCTACCAGGCCGCCGTGGCCGCGGCGATGGACTACGAGGTCGAGGTGATCTGCACCGCCACCGCCGGCCGGTTGCTCAAGCGCGGCGTGGCCGAGAAGCTGCATGTGAAGGCGGGCGCCAGGACCACGGTCTACGACTTCATCAAGGAAGCGCACGAGAACGGCGCCAAGCTCTACGCCTGCTCCAACAACCTCGAGCTCTTCGACATGACGAAGGAGGAGCTGATCCCGGAATGCGCCGGGCTCGTCGGCGCCGGCTACCTGGTGCAGAAGATCATGGAAGAAGACTGCCGCGTGCTGACCTATTGA
- a CDS encoding glycine cleavage system protein H produces the protein MATVKGCELPDDLWYDVENMLWYRPEAEGLVRVGPTRIAVAMGGEVVGATPKRADRHLEPGQACAVVEAGKYVGPAKIAFACHVVESHEELMDDPSPVNRDPYGEGWFVLVRPDDWAAASAALLYGPAAIEPFLAKMAAEEFEGCDPSQSRI, from the coding sequence ATGGCCACCGTGAAGGGCTGCGAGCTGCCCGACGATCTCTGGTACGACGTCGAGAACATGCTGTGGTACCGGCCCGAAGCCGAGGGTCTGGTGCGCGTCGGCCCGACACGCATCGCCGTGGCGATGGGCGGCGAGGTGGTGGGTGCCACGCCCAAGCGGGCCGACCGGCATCTCGAGCCCGGCCAGGCCTGCGCCGTGGTCGAGGCCGGCAAGTATGTCGGCCCGGCCAAGATCGCCTTCGCCTGCCACGTGGTCGAAAGCCACGAGGAGCTGATGGACGATCCCTCGCCGGTGAACCGCGATCCCTATGGCGAGGGCTGGTTCGTGCTGGTGCGGCCCGACGACTGGGCCGCCGCGAGCGCGGCGCTGCTGTATGGGCCAGCAGCGATCGAGCCGTTCCTCGCAAAGATGGCGGCGGAAGAGTTCGAAGGCTGCGATCCCAGTCAATCTCGCATATGA
- a CDS encoding sel1 repeat family protein, with product MIGALRRWLAGSEPVEAALARARLAFDAGDIGTAFDIWHALAHRGVARAQANLGGLFATGNGVGRDDAEAARWFRIAAEAGDAVAQQNLALMYYEGRGTDGDLAQAAHWYARAAEGGETEAQNMLSWMAYEGVGMDRDVMLARRWAQTAAAAGSASAMGRLGMIFHNAEGVERDPEAAAAWFEKAARLGDSESQAMLGAAYHLGLGVRQDQMLAYRWLARAQRRGNEVAAGFLPRVRPLLGDAERDEAERLIAAGDGA from the coding sequence GTGATCGGCGCCCTGCGCCGATGGCTGGCCGGCAGCGAGCCGGTCGAGGCCGCGCTGGCCCGCGCGCGCTTGGCCTTCGATGCCGGCGATATCGGCACCGCCTTCGACATCTGGCACGCGCTGGCGCATCGGGGCGTGGCGCGTGCCCAGGCCAATCTCGGCGGCCTGTTCGCCACCGGTAACGGCGTCGGGCGCGACGACGCGGAGGCGGCGCGCTGGTTCCGCATCGCCGCCGAGGCCGGCGACGCCGTGGCCCAGCAGAACCTGGCGCTGATGTACTACGAGGGCCGCGGCACCGACGGCGATCTGGCGCAGGCCGCGCACTGGTACGCGCGCGCCGCCGAGGGTGGCGAGACCGAGGCGCAGAACATGCTGAGCTGGATGGCCTACGAAGGCGTCGGCATGGACCGCGACGTGATGCTGGCGCGGCGCTGGGCCCAAACCGCGGCGGCAGCGGGCAGCGCCTCGGCGATGGGCCGGCTGGGCATGATCTTCCACAATGCCGAGGGTGTCGAACGCGACCCCGAAGCGGCGGCGGCGTGGTTCGAGAAGGCGGCACGGCTGGGTGATAGCGAGTCGCAGGCGATGCTCGGCGCCGCCTATCACCTGGGCCTCGGCGTGCGGCAGGACCAGATGCTCGCCTATCGCTGGCTGGCACGCGCGCAGCGGCGTGGTAACGAGGTCGCCGCCGGCTTCCTGCCGCGCGTGCGCCCGCTGCTGGGCGACGCCGAGCGTGACGAAGCCGAACGACTGATCGCCGCCGGCGATGGTGCGTGA